The Methanoplanus sp. FWC-SCC4 genome has a window encoding:
- a CDS encoding transcriptional regulator, with product MKSALRNRLAEKMAGEITLSEAPGDALKKWRMNFAIAPGILAEKLGVSPSVISDYEGGRRKSPGTAVVGKIVETILKIDEENGGKYMKKYAKILYSDFDDDVIYDMHDYDSSIPLKDLCDAINCSLIDGTLAHRIYGYTVVNSLNAIVQLSAAEFNKIYGWSTERALIFTNVSTGKSPMIAIRVTPFKPRCVILQGITKEKIHPLVIELAKRDNITLLTTEMEVTKIVEILREEPW from the coding sequence ATGAAATCCGCACTGCGCAATCGTCTTGCTGAAAAAATGGCAGGAGAGATTACGCTGTCAGAGGCACCCGGAGATGCACTCAAAAAATGGAGGATGAATTTCGCCATAGCCCCGGGTATTCTGGCAGAAAAACTCGGGGTTTCTCCGTCTGTCATCTCAGACTATGAAGGCGGAAGGAGAAAAAGCCCGGGAACCGCAGTAGTCGGAAAGATTGTTGAGACAATTCTTAAAATAGACGAGGAGAATGGCGGCAAATACATGAAAAAGTATGCCAAAATTCTTTACAGTGATTTTGATGATGACGTAATCTATGATATGCATGATTACGACTCATCCATACCGCTAAAAGACCTCTGTGATGCGATAAACTGCTCACTTATTGATGGCACACTTGCACACAGGATTTACGGCTATACAGTTGTCAACAGTCTGAACGCCATCGTTCAGCTTTCAGCCGCGGAGTTTAACAAGATTTACGGCTGGAGCACTGAACGGGCGCTGATTTTCACAAACGTCTCAACCGGCAAATCGCCGATGATCGCAATAAGAGTTACTCCTTTCAAACCGCGATGTGTTATTCTTCAGGGAATAACAAAAGAGAAGATTCACCCGCTTGTAATAGAGCTCGCAAAAAGAGACAATATTACACTGCTTACAACAGAAATGGAAGTAACAAAAATTGTTGAAATTCTGA